One genomic segment of Peromyscus leucopus breed LL Stock chromosome 23, UCI_PerLeu_2.1, whole genome shotgun sequence includes these proteins:
- the Hcar1 gene encoding hydroxycarboxylic acid receptor 1, with protein MDNGSCCLIEGDPISQVMPPLLILAFVLGALGNGIALCGFCIHVKAWKPSTIYLFNLAVADFLLMISLPLRTDYYLRHRHWIFGDIPCRLVLFMLAMNRAGSIVFLTVVAADRYFKVVHPHHTMNAISSRTAAAAACVLWTLVILGTVYLLMESHLCAHEAGSSCESFIMESANGWHDIMFQLEFFLPLAVILFCSFQVVWSLRQRQQLAGQARIKRATRFIMVVAAVFITCYLPSVLARLYFLWTVPSSACDPSVHTALHVTLSFTYLNSMLDPLVYYFSSPSYSRFYTKLQICGLGPKRPGRSKTQRPEEMPISTLCRKCSMDGANSSPKGHQTDSGTSKCVQRH; from the coding sequence ATGGACAACGGGTCATGCTGTCTCATCGAGGGGGaccccatctcccaggtgatgcCGCCGCTACTCATCCTGGCCTTCGTGCTTGGTGCCCTGGGCAACGGGATAGCGCTGTGTGGTTTCTGCATTCACGTGAAGGCCTGGAAGCCAAGTACTATTTACCTTTTCAACTTGGCCGTGGCTGATTTTCTCCTCATGATCAGCCTGCCCTTACGGACCGACTATtacctcagacacagacactggatTTTTGGGGATATTCCCTGTCGCCTGGTCCTCTTCATGCTGGCCATGAATAGGGCCGGGAGCATTGTCTTCCTCACGGTGGTGGCTGCGGACAGGTATTTCAAAGTGGTCCACCCCCACCATACGATGAACGCCATATCCAGTCGGACAGCGGCTGCCGCCGCCTGTGTGCTCTGGACCTTGGTCATCCTGGGGACTGTGTATCTTCTCATGGAGAGTCACCTGTGTGCGCACGAGGCGGGGTCGTCTTGTGAGAGTTTCATCATGGAGTCCGCCAACGGATGGCATGACATCATGTTCCAGCTGGAGTTCTTCCTGCCGCTAGCCGTCATCTTGTTCTGCTCCTTCCAAGTCGtctggagcctgaggcagaggcagcagctggcCGGACAGGCTCGAATCAAGAGGGCCACCCGGTTCATCATGGTGGTGGCTGCCGTGTTCATCACGTGTTACCTGCCCAGCGTGCTGGCCAGGCTCTACTTCCTCTGGACGGTGCCCTCCAGCGCCTGTGACCCCTCTGTCCACACAGCCCTCCACGTCACCCTCAGTTTCACCTACCTGAACAGCATGCTGGATCCTCTCGTCTATTATTTCTCAAGCCCCTCATACTCCAGATTCTATACCAAGCTCCAAATCTGCGGTCTGGGACCCAAACGCCCAGGGCGCTcgaagacacagaggccagaagagatgcCAATTTCTACCCTCTGTCGTAAGTGTTCCATGGATGGGGCAAACAGTTCCCCAAAGGGCCATCAGACAGACAGTGGGACCTCCAAGTGTGTTCAACGGCACTAA